Within Flavobacterium pisciphilum, the genomic segment TATTGTATAGACTCCCATTCCATCATCAAGATGATAGTAAGCAAAATCGGTATAACCATCAAAATTGTAATCTTCGATCACTAGATGCATTTGTTTACCTGTAATAGATGTTTCAAGGCTATCTATAACTTGTGTTTTATTGTTTTTAGAATTGGTAATTTCTAATTTTTCGAAATCGCCTATTACTTTTATTCTTATCTGTGTTTTATCTTTTTGATAAAATTCAATGTTTTCTTGACTATAAGAATGGTATGAAAACAATATAAAAATGCTCAAGAATATTATTTTCATTTGGTTATGATTTATTGTTATTGTAAAAGGAAGTGATTTTTTTTGCTTTTGATGGACCTACAACATCTGCTATTTCTTTTTCAGTTGCTAGTTTTAATCGTTTAACACTTTTGAAATGCTGTATTAATGCGAGCATTGTTTTTTCGCCAATTCCAGGAATGCTTTCGATAGAGGAATTTAATGCAGCTTTGCTACGTTTGTCACGATGAAATGTAATCCCGAATCGATGTGCCTCGTTTCTTAATTGCTGAATTACTTTTAATGTTTCAGATTTTTTGTCTAGATACAACGGTATCGAATCGCCTGGGTAAAATAATTCTTCAAGGCGTTTGGCGATACCAATTATTGTAATTTTACCACGTAAACCCAGCTCATCTATACTTTTTAAGGCTGATGATAATTGTCCTTTTCCACCATCGATAATAATAAGTTGTGGTAATGGTTCATTCTCTTCTAGTAATCTTTTGTAACGGCGGTATACTACTTCGGTCATAGACGCAAAGTCATCTGGACCTTCGACGGTTTTTATATTAAAATGGCGATAATCTTTCTTGCTAGGCTTTCCATCTTTAAAAACGACACAAGCCGCAACAGGATTTGTTCCTTGTATATTAGAGTTATCAAAACATTCTATATGACGGGGTTCAACAGGCAAACGCAAATCTTTTTGCATTTGTGCCATTATTCGTTTAGTATGACGATCCGGATCTACAATTTGTAACTGTTTGAGTTGTTCGATTCGGTAAAATTTAGCGTTTCTAATTGATAGATCTAGAATTTGTTTCTTATCGCCCAATTGCGGAACAGTAACCTTAATATTTTCTCCTAAATCAACTTCAAAAGGGACAATTATTTCTTTGGAGAGTAATTGGAATCGTTCACGAAGTTCTATTATAGCTAGTTCGAGTAATTCTTCATCAGTTTCGTCTAATTTCTTTTTGATTTCTAAAGTATGTGAACGAATAATAGAACCGTGTGAGATTTGAAGAAAATTGACATAGGCTGAACTTTCATCCGAAATTATTGAAAACACATCAATATTGGTAATCTTTGGATTTATAATGGTTGATCGCGATTGATAATTTTCGAGTACTTCTATTTTTTCTTTTATTTTTTGAGCTTCTTCAAATCGTAAATCTTGTGCTAATTGGGTCATAAGGCGCTTGAAATCTTTCATACTTTCTTTGAAATTACCTTTCAAGATTTCGCGAATTGCATCGATTTGTTTTTGATAATCTTCTAGTGTTTCTAATCCTTCACATGGACCTTTACAGTTACCAATATGAAATTCTAAACACACTTTAAATTTTCCGCTATTAATATTTGATTGGCTCAAATCATAATTGCAAGTTCTAAGTGGGTAAAGCTCTTTAATAAGATCTAAAATCGTATGTACTGTTTTAAAACTGGTATAGGGACCAAAATATTCAGAACCATCTTTTACCATTCTACGTGTAGAAAATATTCGAGAAAAAGGTTCTTTTTTTATACAAATCCAAGGGTAACTCTTATCATCTCGTAATAATACATTATAACGGGGCTGTAAGGTTTTTATAAGATTGTTTTCTAATAAAAGTGCATCAGTTTCTGTAGGAACTACAATGTGCTTTATCGTTACTATTTTTTTTACCAAAACATTGGTCTTGGCAGTATCATGAATTTTATTGAAATAGGAGGAAACTCTCTTCTTTAAATTTTTTGCTTTACCTACATATAAAATTTTTCCATCTTTATCATAATATTGATATACGCCAGGGTTATCTGGTAAGGTTTGGATTTGGAGTTCGAGAGGAGTATGCATATAACAAAATTAAACTTTTGAGTTTAATATATATAATTCTTTTGATTTTCTTCAAATAAAAAAGAGTCCGTTTTCTATAGAAAACGGACTCTTTTTTATTATTATGTGTTTTACTTTATCGTAAAGTATTCCGTTTGTAATAAATGGGTTCTTTCGTCAAATGAGAAGTCTACATATTTGGCATTATCTTTTTTAATATCAACTTCCAAGCTACTTCTACCTATCTCTTTTTTGTTGGCGTCAAATGCTTTTAAAATTATATTCCCTTTAAAGTCATTTTTAGCAATCAAGTAAATAGTTACTTTTTTTTGCTTATCAGTATCTGCTCCATAGATTTTCTCAGCCTTGCACTCTTCGAAGTTAGCTTTAAAAGCGGGTTCAGAAATTACTTTTGATGTATTTATACTTTCGGTTATCCCTGAATTTATCCCTTTAATTACATCTCCAATTCCTTTTGAAGCGCTTTTGGCAGCTTCTTTTCCTTGTTCTTGAAGTGCTTTTCCGGCGCCTTCTATTAGTTTAGATTTTACAGCGATTGCTTCGTTTCCATCAGCTTCTGCTTCTTTCATTTTTTCTTCTTTGCTCATGCAAGAAATCAATAGAGTTAATGCACCAAATAAAATTGCAATTTTCTTCATTTGTGTTATAGGTTAAATGATTCTACTTAGGAAATTTTGCGTTAAATGTCAAATATACAAATATAAAATATAATTTCTATATTTAGCTTTTATTATTGAATATGAGAAACAGTATACCATTGGTGATTTTTGGAGAATCCATTTTACCAGGTGAGAGTAAAACCATCAATGTCGAAATAGCCCGACTGCATACTACAACCAAACTTAATATTCCTGTTATTGTAAGACGTTCTAAGGTTGAAGGGCCTGTAGTACTTTTTTCGGCAGGAATTCATGGGGATGAAATTAACGGTGTAGAAATTGTTCGCCAGATAATTAGCAAGAGAATAAATCGCCCTCAAAGAGGAACTATTATTTGTATTCCAGTTATAAATATGTACGGTTTTGTAAATAAAGCTCGTGAGTTTCCTGATGGACGCGATTTAAACCGTGTTTTTCCTGGAAGCAAAAAAGGATCTTTAGCTAGTCGATTTGCTTATCATATTGTTAATGATGTATTACCAATTGTTGATTATGCAGTAGACTTTCATGCAGGTGGTGCAAGCCGCTTTAATGCGCCACAGATCAGACTTTCTGAAAACAATATGGATTTAAAAATACTAGCCGACGTATTTAGTGCGCCTTTTACGTTGTATTCTAAAAATATTTCGGGCTCGTTTAGAAGTATAAGCGAAAAATTAAAAGTGAAAATGTTACTTTTTGAAGGAGGAAAATCATTGGATATTAATCATGATATTGCCAATATTGGGATTGATGGTGTTAAGCGTTTATTATCTCATTTGAGAATGCTAGATGCAGGCCATTTTGTTGAAGCTCCAGAGAAACCTTCTATTTATATTGAGAAATCGGTATGGCTGCGAGCTAAATGTTCTGGGTTATTACATGACTATGATACAATTGGAAAGTTTGTTAAAAAGGGTACTATTTTAGCAATTATTACCGATCCATTCGGTAAGTTTGAAAGAAAGGTAAAAGCGCCGCATGATGGTTATATTATTAATGCAAATCATTCTCCGATTGTATACGAAGGTGATGCTATTTATCATATGTCCAAAACCAATCTAGATGATGATGACAACTAAAAAAGAATTACGCTTACAAAAAAAAGGATTGAGAAAACAGTTTACAGAAGAGGATATAGATGAAATTAGTTTGATAATTGCTAACCATGTTCTTTCCTTACCAATTTGGGATAAAACTTATTTTCATGTTTTCTTACCAATAGTTGAGCATAATGAAGTAAATACAGAATTTATCTTGCATTTACTTGCAGGAAAAGATAAGGAAATTGTAGTTTCTAAAAGTGATTTTGAAACTCGAAAAATGACTCATTATTTGCTTACAGATAACACAAAAATAAAAAAGAACGAATATAATATTCCTGAGCCTGTAGACGGTTTGGAAGTTCCATCAAGTAAAATTGATGTTGTCTTTGTTCCTCTTTTGGCTTTTGATACTTTTGGGAATAGAGTAGGATACGGAAAGGGATTTTATGATAAATTTTTATCAGAATGTAAACCTGAAACTATAAAAATAGGGCTGTCTTTTTTTGAAGCCGAAACGGAGATTAAAGATGTATTTGAAGGGGATGTAAAACTTGATTATTGCGTCACTCCAAAGAAGGTTTATCAATTTTAGATTCTTTAACCACAAAGTCAGTAAATAAGTTTTACGCTTTGCTCACAGTTTAAACTTATAAATTTGAATGAGTAACTGTTGAATGTATGACAGAATATATTTACCATAAGAAACATATAAATTGATGTTTCTTATGGCTTTATAAAAGATTATTTGACTTCTTTTACAGCCGAACTTTCTATCCAGCCTTCAGTTCCATCAGTCAATTCAATTTTTTTCCAGTTTTGTAATGACTGCTTTACATATACTTTTGCTCCTTCATGAAGTGTTAGAATAGGAGATCCAGCCTTTTGTGGCTCGCTGCGTACTTCAGCAATTTCGGAAAATACGATTGCGGGTCTTTCATTATCGAAATGGCTTTTTTCTAAAAATCCAGATATTATACTTACTAGTAAAGCAAGTAATATTAAAAACATACCAATAAAATAAACTCTTTTTGTACGTGTACGTTGTGAAAAATAATAGCCAATAAAGAATAGTAAAAACA encodes:
- a CDS encoding XAC2610-related protein produces the protein MKIIFLSIFILFSYHSYSQENIEFYQKDKTQIRIKVIGDFEKLEITNSKNNKTQVIDSLETSITGKQMHLVIEDYNFDGYTDFAYYHLDDGMGVYTIYQIFTYNPESNYFKKLRIPSNYSSKCDEFCDIQVNKKEKTLLSSCRGGARWHTDIWKFDKNKNLTLLKK
- the uvrC gene encoding excinuclease ABC subunit UvrC → MHTPLELQIQTLPDNPGVYQYYDKDGKILYVGKAKNLKKRVSSYFNKIHDTAKTNVLVKKIVTIKHIVVPTETDALLLENNLIKTLQPRYNVLLRDDKSYPWICIKKEPFSRIFSTRRMVKDGSEYFGPYTSFKTVHTILDLIKELYPLRTCNYDLSQSNINSGKFKVCLEFHIGNCKGPCEGLETLEDYQKQIDAIREILKGNFKESMKDFKRLMTQLAQDLRFEEAQKIKEKIEVLENYQSRSTIINPKITNIDVFSIISDESSAYVNFLQISHGSIIRSHTLEIKKKLDETDEELLELAIIELRERFQLLSKEIIVPFEVDLGENIKVTVPQLGDKKQILDLSIRNAKFYRIEQLKQLQIVDPDRHTKRIMAQMQKDLRLPVEPRHIECFDNSNIQGTNPVAACVVFKDGKPSKKDYRHFNIKTVEGPDDFASMTEVVYRRYKRLLEENEPLPQLIIIDGGKGQLSSALKSIDELGLRGKITIIGIAKRLEELFYPGDSIPLYLDKKSETLKVIQQLRNEAHRFGITFHRDKRSKAALNSSIESIPGIGEKTMLALIQHFKSVKRLKLATEKEIADVVGPSKAKKITSFYNNNKS
- a CDS encoding succinylglutamate desuccinylase/aspartoacylase family protein translates to MRNSIPLVIFGESILPGESKTINVEIARLHTTTKLNIPVIVRRSKVEGPVVLFSAGIHGDEINGVEIVRQIISKRINRPQRGTIICIPVINMYGFVNKAREFPDGRDLNRVFPGSKKGSLASRFAYHIVNDVLPIVDYAVDFHAGGASRFNAPQIRLSENNMDLKILADVFSAPFTLYSKNISGSFRSISEKLKVKMLLFEGGKSLDINHDIANIGIDGVKRLLSHLRMLDAGHFVEAPEKPSIYIEKSVWLRAKCSGLLHDYDTIGKFVKKGTILAIITDPFGKFERKVKAPHDGYIINANHSPIVYEGDAIYHMSKTNLDDDDN
- a CDS encoding 5-formyltetrahydrofolate cyclo-ligase — protein: MMTTKKELRLQKKGLRKQFTEEDIDEISLIIANHVLSLPIWDKTYFHVFLPIVEHNEVNTEFILHLLAGKDKEIVVSKSDFETRKMTHYLLTDNTKIKKNEYNIPEPVDGLEVPSSKIDVVFVPLLAFDTFGNRVGYGKGFYDKFLSECKPETIKIGLSFFEAETEIKDVFEGDVKLDYCVTPKKVYQF